A genomic window from Ruminiclostridium cellulolyticum H10 includes:
- a CDS encoding dihydropteroate synthase produces the protein MIIVGEKLNSSIPKMFEKMKEKDTETIKQIAISQQEAGAGYLDINTAIFREDEFEMLKYILDIVLENTDCGIMLDSPSPAVIEKALPLISGRDIIINSVTLQDRIKELLPLAKSYKTGVVGLPIDEEGIPKTVEKRVENSLKLIELMNKEGIKSTDIYIDALAEAVAAESEASAITIRAIDGIRKANPDVHIICGVSNVSFGLPKRTAINSVFLSAAIFAGLDSGIVDITNEQIQSTIYTAEMIAGLDEYCMEYLGYIRSR, from the coding sequence ATGATAATAGTTGGAGAGAAGTTAAACAGTTCCATACCTAAAATGTTTGAAAAAATGAAGGAAAAAGACACTGAAACCATCAAGCAGATAGCAATAAGTCAGCAGGAGGCGGGAGCCGGATACCTAGACATTAATACTGCTATTTTCAGAGAAGATGAGTTTGAAATGCTCAAATATATCCTTGATATTGTTCTGGAAAATACGGACTGCGGTATTATGCTGGATTCACCATCGCCTGCTGTAATAGAAAAAGCTCTGCCTCTTATATCGGGGAGGGACATAATAATTAATTCCGTAACACTTCAAGATAGGATAAAAGAGTTGCTTCCTTTGGCCAAAAGCTATAAGACAGGAGTAGTAGGTTTGCCTATAGATGAGGAAGGCATTCCAAAAACAGTGGAAAAAAGGGTGGAAAACTCTCTTAAGTTAATTGAATTAATGAACAAGGAAGGAATTAAAAGTACAGATATATATATAGATGCCCTTGCAGAAGCGGTTGCTGCTGAGAGTGAAGCATCGGCTATAACTATAAGGGCTATAGATGGGATCAGAAAAGCCAATCCTGATGTTCACATTATATGCGGCGTTTCAAATGTATCCTTCGGACTCCCAAAAAGGACAGCGATTAATTCTGTTTTCCTTTCCGCTGCAATATTTGCAGGACTTGACAGCGGTATTGTGGATATCACTAATGAACAGATTCAAAGCACTATTTATACCGCTGAAATGATAGCAGGACTTGATGAATATTGTATGGAGTACTTAGGTTATATTAGAAGTAGATAA
- a CDS encoding inositol monophosphatase family protein, which yields MSTIVETAIKDAVKMVREAGQLLLQAMDDKKVITKNGTANFVTEIDLKVQEILFGKLLKLLPDSNIIAEETADNIFALDKYTWILDPVDGTTNLMYGYKYSAIALGLVVDGVPYAGIVYNPFLNEMFTAQKGKGAFVNDSRIGVTTNGSLSDSLLGYGTSPYDRGKADETFRITKNVFNKCRDIRRSGSAALDICNVAAGRTDGFFEMELQPWDYAGAAIILEEAGGRITDWQGKNLTYISKSSAIVTNGLIHKELLDAIK from the coding sequence GTGAGTACAATAGTAGAAACAGCAATAAAAGATGCTGTAAAAATGGTTCGCGAGGCAGGACAACTTTTATTGCAAGCCATGGATGACAAGAAAGTTATTACCAAGAACGGTACGGCTAATTTTGTTACCGAAATAGACTTGAAAGTTCAGGAGATATTATTTGGTAAGTTGCTAAAATTGCTGCCTGACAGTAATATAATTGCTGAAGAGACGGCAGATAATATATTTGCCCTTGATAAATATACATGGATACTTGATCCTGTTGACGGAACAACAAACCTGATGTACGGGTATAAATATTCAGCCATAGCTCTTGGATTGGTGGTGGATGGTGTTCCCTATGCTGGAATTGTATATAATCCCTTTTTAAACGAAATGTTTACTGCCCAAAAGGGTAAAGGTGCATTTGTTAACGACAGTAGAATTGGAGTAACTACAAACGGGAGTCTGTCCGACAGCCTTTTGGGCTATGGAACTTCACCCTATGACAGGGGAAAGGCTGATGAGACATTCAGGATAACCAAGAATGTTTTTAATAAGTGCAGAGATATACGAAGAAGCGGTTCTGCGGCTCTTGATATATGTAATGTGGCTGCCGGCCGTACTGACGGATTTTTTGAAATGGAGTTGCAACCTTGGGATTATGCGGGAGCAGCCATAATTCTGGAGGAGGCAGGCGGTAGAATAACCGACTGGCAGGGAAAGAATTTAACCTATATTTCAAAAAGCTCTGCAATTGTAACAAATGGGCTTATACATAAGGAATTGTTAGATGCCATAAAATAG
- a CDS encoding AMP-dependent synthetase/ligase translates to MKTKPLYEVRQISNLKDMIEQSAGLYGSKPAFLIKQKGNSAYTPVTYKKYKDDIDALGTALISLGLKDKKVALIGENRYEWVTTYLSVCNGTGVVVPLDKELPQNEIENCLLRSHADAIIFSGAVSKSILSILKNITTCKYYINMDIDEDADGQMSYGRLLEKGYDLLKNGNRDFLDAVIDNEKLNILLFTSGTTDKSKAVMLSHRNIAENLMAMCSMLYIDQKDVFLSVLPAHHTYECTCGFLCQMYRGATIAFCEGLRHIVKNLSESKCTVMNGVPLIFESIYKQLMHQVAKRPGGAKKLKFGIKLSNTLGKLGIDVRKKLFAEIHKALGGHLRLFISGAAAIDPEVSKGFRNIGIQLVQGYGLTECAPIVGLNRDCWFKDDAAGLPLPGLKVAIDSPNAEGVGEIKVSGPSVMLGYYENKEATEEVIRDGWFYTGDMGYMDSDGFIHITGRMKNVIITKNGKNVYPEEIETLLNRSDYIKESLVFGKHDNDDVVVCAQIVPDRDKIEEDYKNGIIESSDAETVINSEVKRINKELVTYKYVKEFNLRDKEFEKTTTKKIKRYQELKK, encoded by the coding sequence GTGAAAACCAAACCATTATACGAAGTAAGACAAATATCAAATCTTAAAGATATGATAGAACAAAGTGCGGGACTATATGGTTCCAAGCCTGCTTTTTTGATTAAACAAAAGGGGAACTCCGCATATACGCCTGTTACTTATAAAAAGTATAAGGACGATATTGATGCACTTGGAACGGCACTTATCAGTCTTGGCTTAAAGGACAAAAAGGTTGCCCTGATTGGTGAAAACAGGTACGAGTGGGTTACAACTTATTTAAGTGTGTGTAACGGTACAGGTGTTGTAGTGCCATTGGATAAGGAATTGCCCCAAAACGAGATTGAAAACTGCCTTTTAAGAAGCCATGCTGATGCAATAATATTCTCAGGTGCAGTTTCAAAAAGTATTTTGAGTATTCTCAAGAATATAACAACGTGTAAATATTATATAAACATGGATATTGATGAGGATGCAGACGGACAGATGTCATACGGCAGATTGCTAGAAAAGGGGTATGATCTCTTAAAGAATGGAAACAGAGATTTTTTGGATGCTGTAATAGACAATGAGAAGCTGAACATTCTATTGTTTACGTCAGGTACCACTGATAAGTCAAAGGCTGTTATGCTTTCTCACAGGAATATTGCAGAAAATCTGATGGCTATGTGTTCCATGCTTTATATAGATCAAAAGGATGTTTTTCTGTCGGTTTTACCGGCACATCATACATATGAATGTACCTGTGGTTTCCTGTGTCAGATGTACAGAGGTGCTACAATTGCATTCTGCGAAGGTCTGCGTCATATTGTCAAAAATCTAAGCGAATCAAAGTGTACTGTAATGAACGGTGTACCATTGATTTTCGAGTCTATCTATAAACAATTAATGCATCAGGTTGCCAAAAGACCCGGAGGAGCAAAAAAACTGAAGTTTGGAATAAAGCTCAGTAATACTCTCGGTAAGTTGGGAATTGATGTCAGGAAGAAGCTTTTTGCAGAAATTCATAAAGCATTGGGAGGGCATTTAAGACTGTTTATTAGCGGAGCTGCTGCTATTGACCCGGAAGTATCAAAGGGATTCAGAAATATAGGTATACAGCTTGTTCAGGGTTATGGTCTTACAGAGTGTGCACCAATTGTAGGCTTAAACAGAGACTGCTGGTTCAAGGATGATGCGGCAGGATTACCGTTACCCGGGCTGAAGGTGGCAATAGATAGTCCTAATGCTGAGGGAGTCGGTGAAATAAAGGTTTCAGGACCAAGCGTAATGCTGGGTTACTACGAGAATAAAGAGGCTACGGAAGAAGTTATCAGGGACGGCTGGTTTTATACGGGAGATATGGGATATATGGATTCCGACGGATTTATTCATATAACTGGCAGAATGAAAAATGTAATAATAACAAAAAATGGTAAAAATGTTTATCCTGAGGAAATCGAAACACTCCTTAACAGAAGTGATTATATCAAGGAATCTCTGGTTTTTGGAAAACATGATAACGATGATGTAGTTGTATGTGCTCAGATTGTGCCTGATAGAGATAAAATTGAAGAAGACTATAAAAACGGAATCATTGAAAGCAGTGATGCAGAAACTGTTATTAACAGTGAAGTTAAACGGATTAACAAGGAACTGGTGACATATAAGTATGTAAAAGAGTTTAATCTTAGGGACAAAGAGTTTGAGAAGACTACAACTAAAAAAATAAAGAGGTATCAGGAGCTGAAAAAATAG